A single genomic interval of Hymenobacter gelipurpurascens harbors:
- a CDS encoding CoA-acylating methylmalonate-semialdehyde dehydrogenase, producing MEVEVLKYPAVRNYIAGQFVADASSRTLDVMSPVNGAVISTVPLSGREALDQAVEAAQAAFPAWSAIPVKERVQIFYRYKALLEKNLGELTALVREENGKTTDEARAEVEKAIELTEFACSLPQLVAGELLEVSVGVECRVDRKPLGVVASIAPFNFPNMVPHWTIPNAIALGNCMILKPSEQVPISAGRIAELLKEAGLPDGVLNIVHGDKEIVEAICDHPDIKAVSFVGSTKIAKVVYQRATANLKRCVALGGAKNHLLVLPDAHVDMTASNVAASMSGCAGQRCMAGSAMVAVGAVEPIIARLVEEARKIVPGQNLGSVISRQAKERIERYITEAEAAGAKVLLDGRNAVVIGQEEGYYVGPTVIDHVTPDMAIAREEVFGPVLAIIRAETLDEALGIENSSNYGNAASVFTQSGGLARYVMENASAGMIGVNIGVPVPREPFSFGGWNESKFGACDITGKSSIEFWTQLKKVTTKWNPESRINWMS from the coding sequence ATGGAAGTCGAAGTTCTCAAATACCCTGCGGTACGCAATTACATCGCCGGACAATTTGTAGCGGACGCCAGCTCGCGCACCCTGGATGTAATGAGCCCCGTCAATGGGGCGGTGATTTCGACCGTGCCCTTAAGCGGGCGGGAAGCGTTGGATCAGGCTGTCGAGGCTGCGCAGGCGGCTTTCCCGGCCTGGTCGGCTATACCGGTCAAGGAAAGGGTGCAGATTTTCTACCGCTACAAGGCCCTGTTGGAGAAGAATCTGGGGGAGCTAACAGCCCTGGTCCGGGAGGAGAATGGCAAGACCACCGACGAGGCGCGGGCAGAGGTTGAAAAGGCCATCGAGCTGACGGAATTCGCCTGCTCCCTGCCCCAGCTGGTGGCGGGGGAGCTGCTGGAGGTAAGCGTGGGGGTGGAGTGCCGCGTGGACCGCAAGCCCCTGGGCGTGGTGGCCTCTATTGCCCCCTTCAACTTCCCCAACATGGTCCCGCACTGGACCATTCCCAATGCCATTGCCCTGGGCAACTGTATGATTTTAAAGCCTTCGGAGCAGGTACCAATCAGCGCCGGCCGCATAGCGGAGCTGCTGAAGGAAGCCGGGCTGCCCGATGGGGTACTCAACATTGTGCACGGCGACAAGGAGATTGTAGAGGCCATCTGCGACCACCCCGATATCAAGGCGGTGTCGTTTGTGGGCTCGACCAAGATTGCCAAGGTGGTGTACCAGCGCGCCACGGCCAACCTGAAGCGCTGCGTGGCGCTGGGTGGGGCCAAGAACCACCTGCTCGTCCTGCCCGATGCGCACGTGGACATGACGGCCTCCAATGTGGCCGCTTCCATGTCGGGGTGCGCGGGGCAGCGCTGCATGGCGGGCTCCGCTATGGTGGCGGTGGGCGCCGTGGAGCCCATCATCGCCCGGCTGGTAGAAGAGGCCCGCAAGATTGTGCCGGGCCAGAACCTAGGTTCGGTTATCAGCCGCCAGGCCAAGGAGCGCATCGAGCGCTACATCACGGAAGCGGAAGCAGCCGGCGCGAAAGTGCTGCTCGATGGCCGAAATGCCGTAGTAATAGGGCAGGAGGAGGGCTACTACGTCGGCCCTACTGTCATCGACCACGTCACGCCCGATATGGCCATTGCCCGCGAAGAAGTGTTCGGCCCCGTGCTGGCCATCATCCGGGCCGAAACCCTCGACGAAGCTCTGGGCATTGAAAACAGCTCTAACTATGGCAACGCCGCCTCGGTGTTTACGCAGAGTGGTGGCCTGGCGCGCTACGTAATGGAGAATGCCTCGGCCGGCATGATTGGCGTCAACATCGGGGTACCCGTGCCGCGGGAGCCCTTCTCCTTCGGCGGCTGGAATGAGTCGAAATTTGGGGCCTGCGACATCACCGGCAAAAGCTCCATTGAGTTCTGGACCCAGCTCAAGAAAGTCACCACCAAGTGGAACCCCGAGTCGCGCATCAACTGGATGAGCTAA
- a CDS encoding alpha-L-arabinofuranosidase C-terminal domain-containing protein, with protein sequence MSFTRKALQFTSPEYVMGSEKIPALNASASRSKNGMVFISLVNLDTKKSQKLETALAGVSWKSVSGLTLTSPKFNAYNKFDKPNTVKLASFSGAKKRGDKLAVELSPQSVVVLELKEQE encoded by the coding sequence TTGAGTTTTACCCGTAAAGCACTGCAATTCACCAGCCCGGAGTATGTAATGGGCAGCGAGAAAATCCCGGCCCTGAATGCTTCTGCCTCCCGCAGCAAGAACGGTATGGTGTTCATCTCGCTGGTCAATTTGGATACCAAGAAGAGCCAGAAGCTGGAAACCGCCTTGGCCGGCGTGAGCTGGAAGTCGGTGTCGGGTCTCACCCTGACCTCTCCGAAATTCAACGCTTACAATAAGTTCGACAAACCCAACACCGTGAAGCTGGCCAGCTTCAGCGGCGCCAAAAAGCGCGGCGACAAGCTCGCGGTGGAACTGTCGCCCCAGTCCGTAGTCGTGCTGGAGCTTAAAGAGCAGGAATAA
- a CDS encoding aminotransferase class III-fold pyridoxal phosphate-dependent enzyme yields the protein METLTSDKQQILQDNLDYTLFSWSKQAGLNPISAERAEGVYVYDRDGKRYLDFSSQLMNVNIGHGNQKVTEAVAAQMQELSYVYPGMITKARGDLGKKLAEITSPNLTKAFFTLGGAESIENAIKLARVYTGRHKIVSLYLSFHGASYGAISAGGDPRKLAVDSQAMPGVVHVENPYFYRCPWYSTTPEECAERAAAHMERVIQYEGPGNVAAILLEGESGTSGCIKYPPTYWQRVRAICDKYGILLIADEVMSGFGRTGKWFGSDHHGVKVDMMAMAKGITAGYLPLGAVMVDEQIAHSFDDKPLPLGLTYSAHPVSCAAAVAVLDIYEEENLIENAAEMGRYIEARVAEMAARHPSIGDFRNTGLLGCLELVKNRETKEPMAPWNAAPHQMDVMNQVAAKIRELGMYTFVRWNYIFIAPPLTITKEEVDEGLDIISQAIRIADEHVH from the coding sequence ATGGAAACGCTCACCTCCGATAAGCAGCAAATCCTGCAGGACAACCTCGATTACACGCTTTTCTCCTGGTCAAAGCAGGCGGGGCTGAACCCCATCAGTGCCGAGCGGGCGGAGGGGGTGTATGTGTACGACCGGGATGGGAAGCGCTACCTGGATTTCTCTTCTCAGCTGATGAACGTGAACATCGGGCACGGCAATCAGAAGGTGACGGAGGCGGTGGCCGCGCAGATGCAGGAGCTGAGCTACGTGTACCCCGGCATGATTACCAAGGCCCGCGGCGACTTAGGAAAAAAACTGGCCGAAATCACCTCGCCCAACCTCACCAAGGCCTTTTTCACGCTGGGCGGCGCCGAGTCGATTGAGAATGCCATTAAGCTGGCCCGCGTGTACACCGGCCGCCACAAAATAGTCTCCCTCTACCTTTCCTTTCACGGGGCTTCCTACGGCGCCATCAGTGCCGGGGGCGACCCGCGCAAGCTGGCCGTGGACAGCCAGGCCATGCCGGGCGTGGTGCACGTGGAGAACCCCTACTTCTACCGCTGCCCCTGGTACAGTACTACTCCCGAAGAATGCGCCGAGCGGGCCGCCGCCCACATGGAGCGCGTCATTCAGTACGAAGGCCCCGGCAACGTGGCCGCCATTCTGCTGGAAGGGGAGTCGGGCACTTCGGGCTGCATCAAGTACCCGCCCACCTACTGGCAGCGGGTGCGCGCCATCTGCGACAAATACGGCATCCTGCTCATTGCCGATGAGGTGATGAGCGGGTTCGGGCGCACGGGCAAATGGTTTGGCTCCGATCACCACGGCGTGAAAGTGGATATGATGGCCATGGCCAAGGGCATCACGGCGGGCTACCTGCCGCTGGGCGCCGTGATGGTGGATGAGCAGATTGCGCACTCCTTCGACGACAAGCCCCTGCCGCTGGGCCTCACTTACTCGGCCCACCCGGTTTCCTGCGCCGCCGCCGTAGCGGTGCTGGATATCTACGAAGAGGAAAACCTGATTGAAAACGCCGCCGAGATGGGGCGCTACATCGAGGCCCGCGTGGCGGAAATGGCCGCCCGCCACCCCTCCATCGGGGACTTCCGCAACACGGGCCTACTGGGCTGCCTGGAGCTGGTGAAAAACCGGGAAACCAAGGAGCCCATGGCCCCCTGGAATGCCGCCCCCCACCAGATGGACGTGATGAACCAGGTGGCCGCCAAAATCCGGGAGCTGGGCATGTACACGTTCGTGCGCTGGAATTACATCTTCATCGCGCCGCCCCTTACCATCACCAAAGAAGAAGTAGATGAAGGGCTGGACATCATCTCCCAGGCCATCCGCATCGCCGACGAGCACGTGCACTAA
- the hydA gene encoding dihydropyrimidinase, which yields MSSLLIKNGRVVTADSDAVCDVLIDGETIVAIGRNLPVQADRVIDATGKLVLPGGIDPHVHLDMPFMGTFSSDTHETGTRAALHGGTTTVIDFVLQKQGHSLREALTEWQGRATGTAVGDYSFHMAVTDFNEHSQAEIADMVAEGITSFKAFMAYKGALMIDDAQMVGLMQEVKKHGALVTVHATNGDMIDTLVAQHRSQGKLSPLYHYLSQPEVTEAEASGRFTDIANYTGVNAYIVHLTCEGALNQVREATRRNQRVFVETCIQYLLLDASLYQEEFEGAKWVMSPPLREKKDQETLWAGINQGLVQVVGTDHCPFMWEQKQLGRHDFSKIPNGHPAIEHRMELLFSEGVSKGRISLQKFVEVTATNAAKIFGMFPRKGTISIGADADLVILDPNRKHSISADTHHMNVDYSAYEGWELTGKIETVLLRGQVAVHDGQALVGKGYGQFIKRGVTVF from the coding sequence ATGTCGTCTCTGCTGATTAAAAATGGCCGCGTCGTCACGGCTGATTCCGACGCGGTGTGCGACGTGCTGATCGACGGCGAAACCATCGTCGCCATTGGCCGGAATCTGCCCGTGCAAGCGGACCGGGTAATCGATGCCACTGGCAAGCTGGTGCTGCCCGGCGGCATCGATCCGCACGTGCACCTGGACATGCCCTTCATGGGCACCTTCAGCAGCGACACCCACGAAACCGGCACCCGCGCCGCCCTGCACGGCGGCACCACTACCGTGATTGACTTCGTGCTGCAGAAGCAGGGCCACTCCCTGCGCGAAGCTCTCACGGAGTGGCAGGGCCGCGCCACCGGCACCGCCGTCGGTGACTACTCCTTCCACATGGCTGTCACGGATTTCAATGAGCACAGCCAGGCGGAAATTGCGGACATGGTGGCCGAAGGCATTACCTCCTTCAAGGCGTTCATGGCCTACAAGGGCGCCCTCATGATTGACGATGCGCAGATGGTTGGCCTTATGCAGGAAGTCAAGAAGCACGGCGCCCTGGTAACCGTGCACGCCACCAACGGCGACATGATTGATACGCTGGTAGCCCAGCACCGCAGCCAGGGCAAGCTTTCCCCCCTCTACCACTATCTCTCTCAGCCCGAAGTGACCGAAGCCGAAGCCTCGGGCCGCTTCACCGACATTGCCAACTACACCGGCGTCAATGCCTACATCGTGCACCTGACCTGCGAGGGGGCGCTGAACCAGGTGCGCGAAGCCACCCGCCGCAACCAGCGGGTGTTCGTGGAAACCTGCATTCAGTACCTGCTGCTGGATGCTTCGCTGTATCAGGAGGAGTTTGAGGGGGCCAAGTGGGTGATGTCGCCGCCGCTGCGGGAGAAAAAGGACCAGGAAACGCTCTGGGCGGGCATCAACCAGGGCCTGGTGCAGGTGGTAGGCACCGATCATTGCCCCTTTATGTGGGAGCAGAAGCAGCTGGGCCGCCACGACTTCTCCAAGATTCCGAATGGGCACCCGGCCATTGAGCACCGTATGGAGCTGCTGTTTTCCGAAGGCGTGAGCAAGGGCCGCATCAGCCTCCAGAAGTTTGTAGAGGTGACAGCCACCAACGCCGCCAAAATCTTCGGCATGTTTCCCCGAAAAGGCACTATCAGTATTGGCGCCGATGCCGACCTGGTCATCCTCGACCCCAACCGCAAACATTCCATTTCCGCCGACACGCACCACATGAACGTCGACTACTCGGCCTACGAAGGCTGGGAACTCACCGGCAAGATTGAAACCGTGCTGCTACGGGGCCAGGTGGCCGTCCACGACGGACAGGCGCTGGTGGGTAAAGGCTACGGCCAGTTTATTAAGCGCGGCGTCACCGTTTTCTAA